Proteins from a single region of Ananas comosus cultivar F153 linkage group 3, ASM154086v1, whole genome shotgun sequence:
- the LOC109707164 gene encoding thylakoid lumenal 15.0 kDa protein 2, chloroplastic isoform X1: MLFLLQIQSPSSSCCCCCFQPQLHKAPRNSPRRASPPLNLNSNSNSNWDNLNLNPTGKGKNPSPAPNFKKWGDKLGAKSLNLAICGALALGISLSGVAAVDAKVGVNKPELLPKEFTPVIDVAGFLSAGQEKRLCQEIVDLEKDSGFKLRILAQNYPDTPGLAIKDFWQVDDRTIVFVADPTFGNIINFNIGASVDLDVPRSFWSRLAGKYGNMFYWKEKGEDSSIEAAVAAISHCLREPVGPNNCSEVM; the protein is encoded by the exons ATGCTTTTTCTGCTTCAAATTCAATCCCCCTCCTcgtcctgctgctgctgctgcttccaACCGCAGCTACACAAAGCGCCCCGAAATTCCCCGAGACGCGCTTCCCCTCCTCtgaatttaaactcaaattcaaattcaaattgggataatttgaatttaaatcccACGGGGAAAGGGAAAAACCCTAGCCCGGCACCCAATTTCAAGAAATGGGGCGACAAACTCGGGGCCAAATCGTTGAATCTCGCGATCTGTGGGGCTCTCGCCCTCGGGATTTCTCTCTCGG GTGTTGCCGCAGTTGATGCGAAGGTTGGGGTTAACAAACCAGAATTGCTTCCTAAGGAATTCACTCCTGTCATTGATGTTGCTGGGTTTCTCTCTGCAGGTCAG GAAAAGCGTCTGTGTCAAGAGATAGTAGATCTGGAGAAGGATAGTGGATTTAAACTAAGAATTCTTGCACAAAACTATCCTGATACACCAG GGTTAGCTATTAAAGACTTTTGGCAAGTTGATGATAGAACAATTGTGTTTGTCGCTGATCCAACTTTCG GCaacataataaattttaacattGGTGCGTCGGTCGATTTGGACGTGCCTCGAAGTTTTTGGAGTCGCCTCGCAGGGAAGTACGGGAACATGTTCTACTGGAAAGAAAAG GGAGAGGATTCATCAATTGAAGCTGCTGTCGCGGCGATATCGCATTGTCTGAGAGAGCCTGTAGGGCCAAATAACTGTTCTGAGGTAATGTGA
- the LOC109707650 gene encoding vacuolar protein-sorting-associated protein 33 homolog isoform X1, whose amino-acid sequence MAQIPSLDNAPLNLSSLREQSQKELLNILKNIRGKKCLVIDPKLGGTLSLLIPTSLLKENGAELRHLSADPVQTECSKVIYLVFPQLNLMKFITSHIQNDVSKGVQREYFVYFVPRRTVVCEKIFEEEKVHQMLTLGEFPLYVVPLDEDVLSFELDLSLKECLVDGDTSSIWHVANAIHKLEFAFGVIPNVRAKGKASTKVADLLNSLQVEDPVNMGDMAIPEINTLILLDREVDMVTPMCFQLTYEGLLDEILQVNNGSVEVDASIMGGQQDGKKVKVPLNSSDKLYKEIRDLNFEVVVQVLREKATSIQQDYAEVKSTSQSVSELKDFVKKLNSLPEIARHVNLAQHLQSFTCKPSFHGRLDIEQTILELQNYEICFEYIEEMIHKQEPIVNVLRLLVLFSLTNSGLPRKNFDYLRREILHSYGFEHMPSLYNLEKAGLLKKQETKNNWLTITKALQLIVDQTGTSNPNDISYIFSGYAPLSIRLVQHAIRSGWRSIEEIIRLLPGPHLDLKRGVSNANSISETVPGAQSIIDRVADGRRSLVLVVFIGGVTFAEIAALRFLSAQEGIGYDFIVGTTKIVNGNTILDTLISTKN is encoded by the exons TCTCTCAG GGAGCAGTCACAGAAGGAGCTCCTCAACATCCTCAAGAAT ATTCGAGGTAAGAAATGTTTGGTCATTGATCCGAAGCTCGGGGGAACTCTCTCTTTATTGATTCCGACGTCGCTGCTCAAG GAAAACGGTGCGGAGTTGCGCCATCTCTCTGCAGATCCTGTCCAAACAGAATGCTCCAAAGTAATATATCTTGTTTTTCCTCAGCTGAACTTAATGAAGTTCATCACATCTCACATCCAGAATGATGTTTCTAAAGGAGTGCAAAGAGagtattttgtttattttgtgcCACGCCGCACAGTTGTTTGTGAAAAG ATCTTCGAAGAGGAAAAGGTGCATCAAATGCTGACTTTGGGAGAGTTCCCCTTATACGTAGTTCCACTGGATGAGGATGTCCTTTCTTTCGAACTTGACCTTTCTTTGAAG GAATGTCTTGTTGATGGTGATACAAGTTCCATTTGGCACGTGGCAAATGCTATTCATAAGCTGGAG TTTGCTTTTGGTGTGATTCCAAACGTGAGGGCTAAAGGCAAAGCTTCAACTAAGGTTGCTGATCTTCTAAACAGCTTGCAAGTAGAAGATCCAGTAAACATGGGTGAT ATGGCGATTCCGGAGATAAACACGCTCATTTTACTTGATAGAGAG GTGGATATGGTGACACCAATGTGCTTTCAGTTAACATATGAAGGACTACTAGATGAG ATTTTGCAAGTAAATAATGGTTCTGTGGAGGTTGATGCCTCCATTATGGGAGGACAACAAGATGGGAAAAAAGTTAAAGTTCCTTTAAATTCTAG CGATAAGTTGTACAAGGAGATTCGAGACCTTAATTTTGAAGTAGTTGTTCAG GTTTTGCGTGAAAAAGCAACATCAATTCAGCAAGATTATGCAGAAGTTAAATCTACG TCCCAGTCTGTATCTGAGCTGAAGGATTTTGTGAAGAAGTTGAACTCGCTACCAGAAATAGCT AGGCACGTGAATCTTGCTCAACACTTGCAATCTTTCACATGTAAACCTTCCTTTCATGGTCGACTGGACATCGAGCAAACAATTCTGGAGCTACAGAACTATGAGAT ATGTTTTGAGTACATTGAGGAGATGATTCACAAACAGGAACCGATTGTCAATGTACTTCGCCTTCTGGTGTTATTCTCCCTTACCAATTCTGGGCTGCCTAGGAAGAACTTCGATTACTTGAG GAGGGAGATACTCCACAGTTATGGCTTTGAGCACATGCCCTCATTATATAATTTGGAAAAAGCTGGGCTTTTGAAGAAACAG GAAACAAAGAACAATTGGCTTACTATCACAAAAGCTCTACAACTTATAGTTGATCAAACCGGCACTTCAAA CCCGAATGATATCTCCTACATCTTTTCTGGATATGCACCTCTTAGTATTCGCCTTGTCCAACATGCAATCCGATCGGGATG GAGATCTATTGAAGAAATAATAAGACTGTTGCCCGGACCTCATTTGGATCTAAAGAGA GGTGTAAGTAATGCTAATTCTATATCTGAGACAGTTCCAGGAGCTCAATCAATTATTGACAG GGTTGCTGATGGCCGTCGATCGTTAGTATTAGTTGTCTTCATTGGAGGGGTAACTTTTGCTGAGATTGCTGCATTGCGGTTTCTTAGTGCACAG GAAGGAATTGGTTATGACTTCATTGTTGGGACCACTAAAATTGTAAACGGCAACACAATCCTCGATACGCTTATATCCACCAAAAATTAA
- the LOC109707164 gene encoding thylakoid lumenal 15.0 kDa protein 2, chloroplastic isoform X2 — MRRLGLTNQNCFLRNSLLSLMLLGFSLQEKRLCQEIVDLEKDSGFKLRILAQNYPDTPGLAIKDFWQVDDRTIVFVADPTFGNIINFNIGASVDLDVPRSFWSRLAGKYGNMFYWKEKGEDSSIEAAVAAISHCLREPVGPNNCSEVM; from the exons ATGCGAAGGTTGGGGTTAACAAACCAGAATTGCTTCCTAAGGAATTCACTCCTGTCATTGATGTTGCTGGGTTTCTCTCTGCAG GAAAAGCGTCTGTGTCAAGAGATAGTAGATCTGGAGAAGGATAGTGGATTTAAACTAAGAATTCTTGCACAAAACTATCCTGATACACCAG GGTTAGCTATTAAAGACTTTTGGCAAGTTGATGATAGAACAATTGTGTTTGTCGCTGATCCAACTTTCG GCaacataataaattttaacattGGTGCGTCGGTCGATTTGGACGTGCCTCGAAGTTTTTGGAGTCGCCTCGCAGGGAAGTACGGGAACATGTTCTACTGGAAAGAAAAG GGAGAGGATTCATCAATTGAAGCTGCTGTCGCGGCGATATCGCATTGTCTGAGAGAGCCTGTAGGGCCAAATAACTGTTCTGAGGTAATGTGA
- the LOC109707650 gene encoding vacuolar protein-sorting-associated protein 33 homolog isoform X2 encodes MLQRVQREYFVYFVPRRTVVCEKIFEEEKVHQMLTLGEFPLYVVPLDEDVLSFELDLSLKECLVDGDTSSIWHVANAIHKLEFAFGVIPNVRAKGKASTKVADLLNSLQVEDPVNMGDMAIPEINTLILLDREVDMVTPMCFQLTYEGLLDEILQVNNGSVEVDASIMGGQQDGKKVKVPLNSSDKLYKEIRDLNFEVVVQVLREKATSIQQDYAEVKSTSQSVSELKDFVKKLNSLPEIARHVNLAQHLQSFTCKPSFHGRLDIEQTILELQNYEICFEYIEEMIHKQEPIVNVLRLLVLFSLTNSGLPRKNFDYLRREILHSYGFEHMPSLYNLEKAGLLKKQETKNNWLTITKALQLIVDQTGTSNPNDISYIFSGYAPLSIRLVQHAIRSGWRSIEEIIRLLPGPHLDLKRGVSNANSISETVPGAQSIIDRVADGRRSLVLVVFIGGVTFAEIAALRFLSAQEGIGYDFIVGTTKIVNGNTILDTLISTKN; translated from the exons ATGCTCCAAA GAGTGCAAAGAGagtattttgtttattttgtgcCACGCCGCACAGTTGTTTGTGAAAAG ATCTTCGAAGAGGAAAAGGTGCATCAAATGCTGACTTTGGGAGAGTTCCCCTTATACGTAGTTCCACTGGATGAGGATGTCCTTTCTTTCGAACTTGACCTTTCTTTGAAG GAATGTCTTGTTGATGGTGATACAAGTTCCATTTGGCACGTGGCAAATGCTATTCATAAGCTGGAG TTTGCTTTTGGTGTGATTCCAAACGTGAGGGCTAAAGGCAAAGCTTCAACTAAGGTTGCTGATCTTCTAAACAGCTTGCAAGTAGAAGATCCAGTAAACATGGGTGAT ATGGCGATTCCGGAGATAAACACGCTCATTTTACTTGATAGAGAG GTGGATATGGTGACACCAATGTGCTTTCAGTTAACATATGAAGGACTACTAGATGAG ATTTTGCAAGTAAATAATGGTTCTGTGGAGGTTGATGCCTCCATTATGGGAGGACAACAAGATGGGAAAAAAGTTAAAGTTCCTTTAAATTCTAG CGATAAGTTGTACAAGGAGATTCGAGACCTTAATTTTGAAGTAGTTGTTCAG GTTTTGCGTGAAAAAGCAACATCAATTCAGCAAGATTATGCAGAAGTTAAATCTACG TCCCAGTCTGTATCTGAGCTGAAGGATTTTGTGAAGAAGTTGAACTCGCTACCAGAAATAGCT AGGCACGTGAATCTTGCTCAACACTTGCAATCTTTCACATGTAAACCTTCCTTTCATGGTCGACTGGACATCGAGCAAACAATTCTGGAGCTACAGAACTATGAGAT ATGTTTTGAGTACATTGAGGAGATGATTCACAAACAGGAACCGATTGTCAATGTACTTCGCCTTCTGGTGTTATTCTCCCTTACCAATTCTGGGCTGCCTAGGAAGAACTTCGATTACTTGAG GAGGGAGATACTCCACAGTTATGGCTTTGAGCACATGCCCTCATTATATAATTTGGAAAAAGCTGGGCTTTTGAAGAAACAG GAAACAAAGAACAATTGGCTTACTATCACAAAAGCTCTACAACTTATAGTTGATCAAACCGGCACTTCAAA CCCGAATGATATCTCCTACATCTTTTCTGGATATGCACCTCTTAGTATTCGCCTTGTCCAACATGCAATCCGATCGGGATG GAGATCTATTGAAGAAATAATAAGACTGTTGCCCGGACCTCATTTGGATCTAAAGAGA GGTGTAAGTAATGCTAATTCTATATCTGAGACAGTTCCAGGAGCTCAATCAATTATTGACAG GGTTGCTGATGGCCGTCGATCGTTAGTATTAGTTGTCTTCATTGGAGGGGTAACTTTTGCTGAGATTGCTGCATTGCGGTTTCTTAGTGCACAG GAAGGAATTGGTTATGACTTCATTGTTGGGACCACTAAAATTGTAAACGGCAACACAATCCTCGATACGCTTATATCCACCAAAAATTAA